From the genome of Rhodobacteraceae bacterium Araon29, one region includes:
- a CDS encoding mandelate racemase → MKITQISAWQVDLPLKEGRYNWSNGNSVSVFDSTVVEIKTDEGLCGYAECCPLGSAYLPSFARGVRAGLAELAPHLIGCDPTNIQLINQVMDDALRGHPYAKAPIDIACWDILGKHSGLPVYTLLGGAMQEDVALYRAISQESPSQMAEKISGYSAEGYTKFQLKVGGDATEDIERIHATRAILKPSDILVADANTGWSKHDAARVVNAVADLDVYIEQPCPSYEESLSVRRRTTLPFVLDEVIDGTSSLVRGISEDAMDVINLKISKVGGLSRAKLLRDLCVEAGIPMTIEDTWGGDITTAAIAHLARSTPQKFCFSATDFNSYGTVSIAAGAPQRVNGKMTASDAPGLGIEPNFDVLGKPVLAVS, encoded by the coding sequence ATGAAAATCACGCAGATCAGCGCATGGCAAGTAGATCTTCCATTAAAGGAAGGCCGTTACAATTGGTCCAATGGCAATTCGGTTTCGGTTTTTGACAGCACCGTGGTTGAGATAAAAACCGATGAGGGCCTGTGTGGTTATGCCGAATGCTGCCCGCTTGGATCGGCCTATTTGCCATCCTTTGCCCGCGGTGTTCGGGCCGGTCTTGCCGAGCTTGCGCCGCATCTTATCGGCTGCGATCCCACAAATATTCAGCTGATCAATCAGGTGATGGATGATGCCTTGCGCGGCCATCCTTATGCAAAGGCCCCGATAGATATTGCCTGCTGGGATATATTGGGCAAGCATTCGGGTCTTCCGGTTTACACCCTTCTTGGCGGGGCAATGCAGGAAGACGTAGCGCTATACCGTGCAATTTCACAGGAAAGCCCTTCGCAGATGGCGGAAAAAATTTCTGGCTATAGCGCTGAGGGTTACACAAAATTTCAGCTCAAAGTGGGCGGGGATGCAACAGAGGATATCGAGCGTATCCATGCAACCCGCGCAATATTAAAGCCAAGCGATATATTGGTTGCAGATGCCAACACAGGTTGGAGCAAGCATGACGCGGCACGGGTGGTGAACGCCGTGGCTGATTTAGATGTTTACATCGAACAGCCCTGCCCGAGCTATGAAGAAAGCCTATCGGTTCGCCGGCGCACCACATTGCCGTTTGTTTTGGATGAGGTGATCGACGGAACATCCTCGCTGGTGCGCGGGATATCCGAGGACGCAATGGATGTGATCAACCTCAAAATTTCCAAAGTTGGCGGTTTGAGCCGTGCAAAGCTATTGCGCGATCTTTGCGTCGAAGCCGGTATACCCATGACCATAGAAGACACATGGGGCGGCGATATAACCACCGCTGCAATTGCCCATTTAGCACGCTCGACACCGCAGAAGTTTTGCTTTTCAGCAACCGACTTTAACAGTTACGGAACGGTTTCAATTGCGGCAGGTGCGCCGCAGCGCGTGAACGGAAAAATGACCGCCAGCGATGCCCCAGGGCTTGGGATCGAGCCTAATTTCGACGTACTCGGCAAACCCGTCCTAGCCGTAAGTTAA
- the ppk2 gene encoding polyphosphate kinase 2: MVKESPTSESWLSAEMEETLDDLFENEFSEPMLSDELRKVYKEKQPSDLGRRTYYENLLRLQIELIKLQDWVETTGSKVLIICEGRDSAGKGGVIKRIVQRLNPRVARVVALPKPSEREQTQWYFQRYVPHLPAGGEIVLFDRSWYNRAGVERVMEFATEDQVEQFFRDVPEFERMLVRSGIIVLKYWFSITDEEQQLRFLTRIHDPMKQWKLSPMDLESRIRWEQYTKAKEEMFARTNIDEAPWYIVEGNDKRRERLNCIEHVLSKIPYDEVPSDKVTLPERVFNPDYERRFLPDDLYVPKVY; encoded by the coding sequence ATGGTCAAAGAGTCCCCTACTTCAGAGAGCTGGCTTAGCGCTGAGATGGAAGAAACACTTGATGACCTTTTTGAAAACGAGTTCAGCGAGCCGATGCTGAGCGATGAACTTCGCAAAGTCTACAAAGAAAAACAGCCAAGTGATCTCGGCCGTAGAACTTATTATGAAAACCTTCTCCGTTTGCAAATCGAATTGATCAAACTGCAAGACTGGGTTGAAACCACCGGCTCAAAGGTGCTTATCATCTGCGAGGGCCGCGATAGTGCCGGCAAAGGAGGGGTGATCAAGCGGATTGTGCAACGCCTAAACCCGCGTGTGGCTCGTGTTGTGGCTTTGCCCAAACCCTCAGAGCGCGAGCAAACGCAATGGTATTTTCAACGCTATGTGCCGCATTTGCCCGCTGGCGGTGAAATCGTTCTGTTTGACCGTTCATGGTATAACCGTGCAGGCGTTGAACGGGTCATGGAGTTTGCCACCGAAGATCAGGTCGAGCAGTTTTTTCGCGATGTTCCAGAATTTGAACGTATGCTTGTAAGGTCCGGCATTATCGTTCTGAAGTACTGGTTTTCCATAACGGATGAAGAACAGCAACTGCGGTTTCTGACCCGCATTCATGATCCGATGAAGCAATGGAAGCTTTCGCCAATGGATCTTGAAAGCCGGATACGGTGGGAACAATACACCAAAGCCAAAGAAGAAATGTTTGCCCGTACAAACATAGATGAGGCGCCTTGGTATATTGTGGAAGGCAATGACAAGCGCCGTGAAAGGCTAAACTGTATCGAACATGTGCTGAGCAAAATACCTTATGATGAAGTGCCTTCTGACAAGGTCACGCTGCCCGAGCGGGTCTTTAATCCTGATTATGAACGCCGCTTTTTGCCTGATGATTTATATGTTCCAAAAGTCTATTGA
- a CDS encoding pyridoxal-phosphate dependent enzyme, giving the protein MTDWHHEISAASARINGHVLRTPTAVIAGLGLSRPIEVKFEQMQHTGSFKPRGAFNTLLTKTPGPAGLVAASGGNHGAAVAYAAQQLGHPARIYVPEIAGPSKIALIRDLGADLQVVPGAYANAFEQALAWEAKTGAEQVHAYDTVATVAGQGSLAFEWEDQGLAADTILVAAGGGGLIAGVAAWLNGRRKVVSVEPKTCSALNSALKNGAPVDVDISGVASNALGAKSIGQICFDVAKETAMQSVLVEDQAITEAQRLLWKAHRQLVEPAGATALAALTSGAYTPEKDEKIAVLVCGANIAPDPFQ; this is encoded by the coding sequence ATGACCGACTGGCATCACGAGATCAGCGCCGCAAGCGCCCGTATCAATGGCCATGTGCTGCGCACGCCAACAGCAGTGATCGCCGGGCTTGGGCTTTCACGGCCGATCGAAGTGAAATTCGAACAGATGCAGCATACCGGAAGCTTTAAGCCCCGCGGCGCGTTCAACACTCTGTTGACAAAAACCCCGGGACCGGCAGGGCTTGTAGCCGCCTCTGGTGGAAATCATGGCGCAGCGGTGGCCTATGCCGCGCAGCAGCTTGGGCATCCAGCCCGTATTTATGTGCCAGAAATTGCCGGGCCCTCAAAAATTGCTTTGATCCGCGATCTTGGCGCGGATTTGCAGGTTGTTCCCGGTGCCTATGCAAATGCCTTTGAGCAAGCCTTGGCATGGGAGGCGAAAACCGGCGCAGAGCAGGTTCATGCCTATGACACAGTGGCAACGGTTGCCGGTCAGGGGTCATTGGCCTTTGAGTGGGAAGATCAGGGATTGGCCGCCGACACGATTCTTGTGGCTGCGGGCGGCGGCGGGTTAATCGCAGGTGTCGCCGCTTGGCTAAACGGCCGGCGAAAAGTGGTCTCTGTCGAACCTAAAACCTGCAGTGCTTTGAACTCTGCGCTCAAAAACGGCGCGCCCGTCGATGTGGACATTTCAGGTGTTGCCTCCAATGCCCTCGGGGCCAAGAGCATTGGGCAGATTTGCTTTGATGTAGCGAAAGAAACCGCCATGCAATCGGTTCTTGTCGAAGATCAAGCAATCACCGAGGCGCAAAGATTGCTTTGGAAAGCGCATCGCCAACTGGTGGAACCGGCTGGCGCGACAGCATTAGCGGCCTTGACCAGCGGCGCATATACACCTGAAAAAGATGAAAAAATTGCGGTATTGGTCTGCGGTGCAAATATAGCGCCCGACCCTTTTCAATAG
- the rpsU gene encoding 30S ribosomal protein S21: protein MQVSVRDNNVDQALRALKKKLQREGVFREMKLKQHFEKPSEKKAREKAEAIRRARKLARKKAQREGMS, encoded by the coding sequence ATGCAGGTTAGTGTTCGCGACAATAATGTCGATCAGGCGCTTCGCGCCCTGAAGAAAAAGCTACAACGCGAAGGCGTGTTTCGTGAAATGAAGCTCAAGCAGCATTTCGAAAAACCGTCTGAGAAAAAAGCGCGTGAAAAAGCTGAAGCGATTCGTCGTGCCCGCAAGTTGGCTCGTAAAAAGGCCCAACGCGAAGGCATGAGCTAA
- a CDS encoding COQ9 family protein: MRRLDLTQNAHQDENAKLLEAILQHVPFDGWSQISFQAACNDCGIDPSIARIQCPRGALDLAVMFHQAGDQAMQGQLDDMDLSGLKFREKVTAAVRARIEVISDKEAVRRGSTLFSLPQNALEGASLIWGTSDAIWNYLEDTSADINWYTKRASLSAVYGACILYWLGDDSLEQQATWDFLDRRIDNVMQFEKAKAEINKNAAFKQLLAGPLWLASKIKAPSTKPGMTLPGQWRN; this comes from the coding sequence ATAAGGAGACTGGATTTGACACAAAATGCGCATCAAGATGAAAATGCAAAGCTGTTAGAGGCGATTTTGCAGCACGTGCCCTTTGACGGCTGGTCGCAGATCTCTTTTCAGGCGGCCTGCAATGACTGCGGGATAGACCCATCAATTGCCCGTATTCAATGCCCCCGAGGGGCGCTGGATTTGGCTGTCATGTTTCATCAAGCGGGTGATCAGGCGATGCAAGGACAATTGGATGACATGGATTTATCGGGCCTGAAGTTTCGCGAAAAGGTCACGGCGGCAGTGCGGGCGCGGATTGAGGTTATTTCCGATAAAGAAGCTGTTAGGCGGGGATCGACGTTGTTTTCATTGCCGCAAAACGCGCTCGAAGGCGCGAGCTTGATTTGGGGCACAAGCGATGCAATTTGGAACTATCTCGAAGATACCTCTGCCGATATAAACTGGTACACTAAACGCGCCAGTTTGAGCGCGGTCTATGGCGCTTGCATCCTATATTGGCTGGGTGATGATAGCCTTGAGCAACAGGCGACATGGGATTTTCTGGATCGCCGCATAGACAATGTGATGCAGTTTGAAAAGGCAAAAGCCGAAATCAACAAAAATGCGGCGTTTAAGCAATTGCTGGCCGGACCACTTTGGTTGGCCAGCAAAATAAAAGCACCTTCGACAAAGCCGGGAATGACTTTGCCGGGGCAGTGGCGTAATTGA
- a CDS encoding zinc-binding dehydrogenase, giving the protein MTNPMRAIEISQAGGPEVLSLCERPVPTPAHGQVVLKLAYAGVNRPDALQRAGLYNPPKGASDLPGLEASGTVAAVGSGVTDLKIGDTVCALLPGGGYAEYAATPAAHCLRVPQGLDLRSAACLPETYFTVWTNMFMRGGLQAGERFLVHGGSSGIGTTAIQLASAFGARVFATAGSAEKCDACTALGAERAINYRNDDFVEAIKEEGGANLILDMVGGDYIPRNIRALADDGRLVQIAFLQGSKVELNFAQVMTRRLTITGSTLRPQSDLAKATIAEQLLKNVWPLLDQGRLHPVIDSTFDLTQAAEAHARMESSAHIGKIVLEVAGE; this is encoded by the coding sequence ATGACTAACCCTATGCGGGCGATCGAAATAAGCCAAGCGGGCGGCCCCGAGGTGCTAAGCCTGTGCGAGCGTCCGGTTCCAACGCCTGCCCATGGGCAGGTGGTTCTCAAACTGGCCTATGCTGGGGTAAACCGGCCCGATGCATTGCAGCGCGCGGGGCTTTATAATCCGCCCAAAGGCGCCAGTGATCTGCCCGGTCTTGAAGCCTCTGGCACTGTGGCCGCCGTGGGCAGCGGTGTGACCGACTTGAAAATCGGTGATACGGTCTGCGCCCTTTTGCCCGGCGGCGGCTATGCTGAATATGCCGCCACACCTGCGGCCCATTGTCTACGGGTCCCACAGGGGTTGGATCTGCGCTCTGCTGCCTGCCTACCCGAGACATACTTTACCGTCTGGACCAATATGTTCATGCGCGGCGGCTTGCAAGCTGGCGAGCGGTTCTTGGTGCATGGGGGCTCTTCCGGTATTGGGACAACGGCCATTCAACTTGCCTCTGCCTTTGGCGCGCGGGTCTTTGCCACCGCTGGATCGGCGGAAAAATGTGATGCCTGCACCGCACTTGGCGCCGAGCGGGCAATCAATTACCGCAATGATGATTTTGTTGAAGCAATCAAAGAAGAGGGCGGCGCCAATTTGATATTGGATATGGTAGGGGGTGATTATATCCCGCGCAATATCCGCGCCTTAGCCGATGATGGCCGTCTGGTGCAGATTGCCTTTTTGCAAGGTTCAAAGGTTGAGTTGAATTTTGCCCAAGTGATGACCCGCAGATTAACCATCACCGGCAGCACGCTGCGGCCGCAATCTGACCTTGCCAAAGCCACTATCGCTGAGCAGCTGCTTAAAAACGTCTGGCCGCTTTTGGATCAGGGCCGGTTGCATCCGGTCATCGACAGCACCTTTGATCTTACCCAAGCTGCTGAGGCCCACGCCCGCATGGAAAGCAGCGCCCATATTGGAAAGATCGTATTAGAGGTTGCTGGAGAGTGA